From Streptomyces qinzhouensis, one genomic window encodes:
- a CDS encoding nitroreductase family deazaflavin-dependent oxidoreductase: protein MSEHQPMSPSEFNQKIIKEFRENAGRVGGMFENLPLVLLTTTGARSGKPITTPLAYTPDGTRVLVFASNGGADRHPAWYWNISTHPRVTVEVGTGSGEVETYEATATALQGEERDRLYAAQAERVPAFAEYQAGTSRVIPVIALERTAP, encoded by the coding sequence GTGTCCGAGCACCAGCCGATGTCACCGTCGGAGTTCAATCAGAAGATCATCAAGGAGTTCCGGGAGAACGCGGGCCGGGTCGGCGGGATGTTCGAGAACCTTCCGCTGGTGCTCCTCACCACCACCGGAGCCCGCAGCGGGAAGCCGATCACGACCCCGCTGGCGTACACGCCGGACGGCACCCGGGTGCTGGTCTTCGCCTCCAACGGCGGCGCCGACCGGCACCCCGCCTGGTACTGGAACATCTCGACGCACCCCCGGGTGACCGTGGAGGTCGGGACCGGGAGCGGTGAGGTGGAGACGTACGAGGCCACCGCGACCGCCCTTCAGGGCGAGGAGCGCGACCGGCTGTACGCGGCGCAGGCCGAGCGGGTCCCGGCCTTCGCCGAGTACCAGGCCGGGACCAGCAGGGTGATCCCCGTGATCGCGCTGGAGCGCACCGCGCCGTAA
- a CDS encoding ATP-binding protein translates to MCTTTLDPETPSTVGFEVRLNRSGKAGDPLTEEDRLWPGLMRYAARAHTRLWRLDHLTDAVDLIVSELVTNALVHGEGAVDIRMWRTDKRLFVEVGSASPRVPRMRESGPLDENGRGLHLVAVLADGWGVTAGGAWCALRVDGEAV, encoded by the coding sequence ATGTGCACCACAACACTCGACCCCGAGACCCCTTCGACCGTCGGGTTCGAAGTACGGCTGAACCGGTCCGGGAAGGCCGGTGATCCGCTCACCGAGGAGGACCGGCTGTGGCCCGGACTCATGCGGTACGCCGCCCGGGCCCACACCCGGCTGTGGCGGCTGGACCATCTCACCGACGCCGTGGACCTGATCGTCTCCGAGCTGGTGACCAACGCGCTCGTGCACGGCGAGGGTGCCGTGGACATCCGGATGTGGCGGACGGACAAACGGCTGTTCGTGGAGGTGGGGTCGGCCAGTCCCCGGGTGCCCCGGATGCGGGAGTCCGGGCCGCTCGACGAGAACGGGCGCGGGCTGCATCTGGTGGCCGTACTCGCCGACGGGTGGGGGGTGACGGCCGGCGGGGCCTGGTGTGCGCTGCGGGTCGACGGGGAGGCGGTGTGA
- a CDS encoding polyprenyl synthetase family protein gives MTADRYDPGAFKSRVDGALRRFVGEEADRLVAIDPELAPVAEQVEAAVAEGKRLRAAFCYWGWRAAGQPDSDALLLAAASMELIHAAAVVHDDLIDDSPLRHGRPTAHIALRSGLRHRPRKVSAARALAMLVGDLLISLAGQLFAGSGLPAAYLARARPLWSALARELIAGECLEILRTGTAPDTEASLKVIRYKTAKYTVEQPLLIGGALAGAGEHLRAGFSAYGLPLGEAFQLRDDLLGLFGDPARTGKAPQDDLRTARPTALLAETWRAADESERVELRTLLARGRSLDEAGVESVRTLMTRLDAPGRIEHMITARVEEATRALDEVAVPRAAAAALAALAHSATVRRF, from the coding sequence ATGACGGCTGACCGCTACGACCCCGGGGCCTTCAAGTCCCGGGTCGACGGCGCCCTGCGCCGCTTCGTGGGCGAGGAGGCGGACCGGCTGGTCGCGATCGACCCGGAGCTGGCGCCGGTCGCCGAGCAGGTGGAGGCCGCCGTAGCGGAAGGTAAGCGGCTGCGGGCCGCCTTCTGTTACTGGGGCTGGCGCGCGGCCGGCCAGCCCGACAGCGACGCGCTGCTGCTGGCCGCCGCGTCGATGGAGCTGATCCACGCGGCGGCCGTGGTCCATGACGATCTGATCGACGACAGCCCGCTGCGGCACGGGCGGCCCACCGCCCATATCGCGCTCCGCTCCGGGCTGCGGCACCGGCCGCGGAAGGTGAGCGCGGCCCGGGCGCTGGCGATGCTGGTCGGGGATCTGCTGATATCGCTGGCCGGGCAGCTGTTCGCCGGCAGCGGGCTGCCCGCCGCCTATCTCGCCCGGGCCCGCCCCCTCTGGTCGGCGCTGGCCCGGGAGCTGATCGCGGGCGAGTGCCTGGAGATCCTCCGTACCGGTACGGCCCCCGATACGGAGGCCTCGCTGAAGGTGATCCGGTACAAGACCGCCAAGTACACGGTCGAGCAGCCGCTGCTGATCGGCGGCGCCCTCGCGGGCGCGGGCGAGCACTTGCGGGCGGGTTTCTCGGCGTACGGGCTGCCGCTGGGCGAGGCCTTCCAGCTGCGGGACGATCTGCTGGGCCTCTTCGGCGATCCGGCCAGGACCGGTAAGGCGCCCCAGGACGATTTGCGGACCGCCCGGCCCACCGCCCTGCTGGCGGAGACCTGGCGGGCGGCGGACGAGTCGGAGCGGGTCGAGCTGCGGACGCTGCTGGCCCGGGGCCGGTCCCTGGACGAGGCCGGGGTCGAGTCCGTACGGACCCTGATGACCCGGCTCGACGCCCCCGGCCGTATCGAGCACATGATCACCGCCCGGGTCGAGGAGGCCACCCGCGCCCTGGACGAGGTGGCGGTACCGCGCGCGGCGGCGGCCGCGCTGGCGGCCCTGGCGCATTCGGCGACGGTCCGCCGCTTCTGA
- a CDS encoding GntR family transcriptional regulator — protein sequence MLFRIDHQSPLSLSDQVAASVRRALADGSAGPGERLPAARELATSLEINLHTVLRGYQKLRDEGLVELRRGRGAMISEGAGPARGRLIERVHELAAEARAIGLSDDELLTLIRHTLNPSTPH from the coding sequence ATGCTCTTCCGAATCGACCACCAGTCGCCGCTCTCCCTCAGCGACCAGGTCGCGGCCTCCGTCCGGCGCGCTCTCGCCGACGGTTCCGCCGGACCGGGAGAGCGGCTCCCCGCCGCCCGGGAGCTGGCAACATCCCTGGAGATAAACCTCCACACCGTCCTGCGCGGCTACCAGAAGCTGCGCGACGAGGGCCTGGTGGAACTCCGCCGCGGCCGCGGCGCGATGATCAGCGAAGGAGCCGGCCCGGCCCGCGGCCGCCTGATCGAACGCGTCCATGAACTGGCGGCCGAGGCCCGCGCGATAGGCCTCTCCGACGACGAACTCCTCACCCTGATCCGCCACACCCTGAACCCGTCCACCCCCCACTGA
- a CDS encoding ricin-type beta-trefoil lectin domain protein, whose protein sequence is MGSRSHAAVLAVCAALLGPACSPAPDTTAGPARAQDAPSCRGTLVGVAHPDDDVFFLTPEIRHTIRAGCRVDTVYLTAGDDGKKDRMKALEYVDRREYGVRAAYAEMAEASNDWKRADVQADGVRVRSYLLADKDRDTDVRLTFLDLHDGLPQGGSPNSLLKLFEGSRNSIEPFQSGSGSYTESELLATVSALVRLSKAERILTMDHDNASFAFGLGGRVDHSDHGITARYLRKVGYGLGIPVSSYLGYTMSPLKPNLTAAESAEKDEVARWYIANRKCRATGTCANVAPFKGPLQKDWSLWIQRQYQQSPRAPRPGELLGDIGRTTFFTGRSPEQCLHADAGRVGIRACDGSAQQKWDLGHDKTIRLRSDRGSCLTASEGSARLASCKPGAPDQQWTRVPWQSTSWKRTAWQISGSGNRCLYQDDRELPSRWDDRDRQNPQLKLSACGTQPMPELYWRWGE, encoded by the coding sequence GTGGGCAGTCGTTCACATGCGGCCGTACTGGCCGTGTGCGCCGCCCTGCTGGGGCCCGCCTGCTCGCCCGCGCCGGACACGACGGCCGGACCGGCCCGGGCACAGGACGCGCCGTCGTGTCGCGGAACCCTGGTCGGCGTGGCGCACCCCGATGACGACGTCTTCTTCCTGACCCCGGAGATCAGGCACACCATCCGCGCCGGATGCCGCGTCGACACCGTCTATCTGACGGCGGGCGACGACGGTAAGAAGGACCGGATGAAGGCCCTGGAGTACGTCGACCGCAGGGAGTACGGCGTACGGGCGGCCTACGCGGAGATGGCGGAGGCGTCCAACGACTGGAAACGAGCGGATGTGCAGGCCGATGGGGTCCGGGTCAGGTCCTATCTCCTCGCCGACAAGGACCGGGACACCGATGTACGGCTGACCTTCCTGGACCTCCACGACGGACTCCCCCAGGGCGGGAGCCCGAACAGCCTCCTCAAGCTCTTCGAGGGCAGCAGGAACAGCATCGAACCGTTCCAGAGCGGCAGCGGGAGCTATACGGAGAGCGAGCTGCTCGCGACGGTCTCCGCACTGGTCCGGCTGAGCAAGGCCGAACGCATCCTGACCATGGACCACGACAACGCCTCCTTCGCCTTCGGTCTCGGCGGGCGCGTCGACCACAGCGACCACGGCATCACCGCCCGCTACCTCAGGAAGGTCGGCTACGGGCTCGGCATCCCGGTCTCCTCCTACCTCGGCTACACCATGTCCCCGCTGAAGCCGAACCTCACCGCCGCCGAGTCGGCCGAGAAGGACGAGGTGGCCCGCTGGTACATCGCCAACCGGAAATGCCGCGCCACCGGGACCTGTGCGAACGTCGCCCCCTTCAAAGGCCCGCTCCAGAAGGACTGGAGCCTGTGGATCCAACGCCAGTACCAGCAGAGTCCACGGGCCCCGCGCCCCGGTGAGCTGCTGGGAGACATCGGCCGGACCACGTTCTTCACGGGCCGGAGCCCGGAGCAGTGTCTGCACGCCGACGCCGGCAGGGTCGGTATCCGCGCCTGCGACGGGTCGGCCCAACAGAAGTGGGACTTGGGCCATGACAAGACGATCCGGCTCCGGAGCGACCGGGGCTCCTGCCTGACCGCGTCGGAGGGGTCTGCCCGGCTCGCGTCGTGCAAACCCGGCGCCCCTGACCAGCAGTGGACCCGGGTGCCGTGGCAGAGCACATCCTGGAAGCGGACCGCCTGGCAGATCTCCGGGAGCGGGAATCGCTGCCTGTATCAGGACGACCGCGAACTCCCGTCCCGCTGGGACGACCGCGACCGGCAGAACCCGCAGTTGAAGCTCTCCGCCTGCGGGACGCAGCCGATGCCGGAGCTGTACTGGCGGTGGGGTGAGTGA
- a CDS encoding polyprenyl synthetase codes for MTERESGPDSGWAGPARDEVRHGAGDGARDEELAEQAVLVAAGLADLLLSTVGTAVGTAVDTARGLLRRSDTEGLAADAGQDLKARGRLALDRYTTRPPAHLELLARQSRYATGAHAHDG; via the coding sequence ATGACGGAACGGGAATCGGGACCGGACAGCGGGTGGGCGGGGCCCGCGCGGGACGAAGTACGTCACGGAGCAGGGGACGGGGCACGGGACGAAGAACTCGCCGAACAGGCGGTCCTGGTGGCCGCCGGGCTCGCCGATCTGCTGCTGAGCACGGTCGGCACGGCGGTCGGCACCGCTGTCGACACCGCGCGGGGCCTGCTGCGGCGCTCCGACACCGAGGGCCTCGCGGCGGACGCCGGGCAGGACCTCAAGGCCCGCGGGCGGCTCGCCCTGGACCGGTACACCACCCGGCCCCCGGCCCATCTGGAGCTGCTCGCCCGGCAGTCCCGGTACGCGACCGGGGCCCATGCCCATGACGGCTGA
- a CDS encoding DUF397 domain-containing protein — translation MNTHTTAIALTLVSTWFKSSYSDGTGNNCVEVAWFKSSYSGGTGNDCVEVADLATHIGIRDSKVKGGPALHVPTGAWSSFVAFAAGAPSL, via the coding sequence ATCAACACTCATACGACCGCAATAGCCCTCACTCTAGTCAGCACCTGGTTTAAGTCCTCCTACAGCGACGGCACGGGGAACAACTGCGTCGAGGTGGCCTGGTTCAAATCCTCGTACAGCGGCGGAACCGGTAACGACTGTGTCGAGGTTGCTGACCTTGCCACTCACATTGGTATCCGGGACTCCAAGGTCAAGGGCGGCCCCGCGCTCCACGTCCCCACCGGCGCATGGTCCTCCTTCGTGGCCTTCGCGGCCGGGGCGCCGAGCCTGTAA
- a CDS encoding oxygenase MpaB family protein produces the protein MPYPYTEESLKELRNTGDELADATVAALFERGDVGTFNTLMRYVSTAGAPLPEGLPDVAREYLAATATPPAWVDWGEMEKARLFFIDNNVHISTALSFASMPACYVVPRVAKLLSATHSLAYPSKRMAETGQFVVYLMRPDAFEAGSRFVPAAQKVRLLHASIRHHLLREDRWDTETDGVPICLEDMIGGQMFFSMLVLDSLHRLGIHMSNEGADAYYYAWRVVGAMLGVDQDAVPKTLEEARQFSDLYMTLHMGPSDEGVQLTRQLVEMYEEVVPGTLFDPIVGALVRHLVGDTCGDWLGVPRTPWDTAVKAVPHLLGVLETIEDRSPYGAWALDKLGDLVSVFELSALTRGRVMHYAIPEQLKREFGVSGTVPPKRRWSPPPVTVG, from the coding sequence ATGCCGTACCCCTACACCGAAGAGTCCCTCAAGGAGCTGCGCAACACCGGTGACGAACTGGCCGACGCCACTGTCGCCGCCCTCTTCGAACGCGGTGACGTCGGGACGTTCAACACCCTCATGCGGTACGTCTCCACCGCGGGCGCCCCGCTGCCGGAGGGGCTGCCGGACGTGGCCCGCGAGTATCTGGCGGCGACCGCCACGCCGCCCGCGTGGGTCGACTGGGGCGAGATGGAGAAGGCCCGGCTCTTCTTCATCGACAACAACGTGCATATCTCCACAGCGCTGTCCTTCGCGTCGATGCCCGCCTGCTATGTCGTGCCTCGGGTGGCGAAACTGCTGTCGGCGACGCACTCCCTCGCCTATCCGTCGAAGCGGATGGCGGAGACCGGGCAGTTCGTGGTCTATCTGATGCGGCCGGACGCCTTCGAGGCGGGCAGCCGTTTCGTACCGGCGGCGCAGAAGGTACGGCTGCTGCACGCGTCGATCCGCCACCATCTGCTGCGCGAGGACCGCTGGGACACCGAGACCGACGGGGTGCCGATCTGTCTGGAGGACATGATCGGCGGGCAGATGTTCTTCTCGATGCTGGTGCTGGACAGTCTGCACCGGCTCGGTATCCATATGAGCAACGAGGGCGCGGACGCCTACTACTACGCGTGGCGGGTGGTCGGCGCGATGCTCGGCGTCGACCAGGACGCGGTGCCGAAGACCCTGGAGGAGGCCCGTCAGTTCTCCGATCTCTATATGACCCTCCATATGGGCCCGTCGGACGAGGGCGTGCAGCTGACCCGGCAACTGGTCGAGATGTACGAGGAGGTGGTCCCGGGGACGCTGTTCGACCCGATCGTCGGCGCGCTGGTCCGCCATCTGGTCGGGGACACCTGCGGGGACTGGCTCGGGGTCCCCCGTACCCCTTGGGACACGGCGGTGAAGGCGGTTCCGCATCTGCTGGGGGTGCTGGAGACCATCGAGGACCGTTCGCCGTACGGGGCGTGGGCGCTCGACAAGCTGGGGGATCTGGTGTCGGTCTTCGAACTGTCGGCGCTGACCAGGGGCCGGGTGATGCACTACGCGATCCCGGAGCAGCTGAAGAGGGAGTTCGGGGTCTCGGGCACGGTGCCGCCGAAGCGGCGCTGGAGCCCGCCGCCGGTGACGGTCGGCTGA
- a CDS encoding polysaccharide deacetylase family protein: MPATRRNVRLTAAAALLALAVPVLAGCGMETTAPATARGDAKGEPAPGTTDCEKVKCIALTFDSSPGKKTPQLLDYLKKEKVPATFFVMGRNHLTKWPEVVKRFSDEGHEVANHTWTHPRLDKLKKSEIREELSRTNVELEKITGRKPTLMRPPQGRINDDVTAVSKELGLAQILWNATAKDYSTNDSALIESRILKQAKKDGIILLHDIYDGTVPAVPGIVTELKKRGYTFVTVSQLLAPAKANPGEIYRP, from the coding sequence ATGCCCGCCACCAGGAGGAACGTCCGCCTGACCGCAGCGGCGGCGCTGCTCGCGCTCGCCGTGCCCGTCCTCGCGGGCTGCGGCATGGAGACCACCGCGCCCGCGACCGCACGCGGCGACGCCAAGGGCGAGCCGGCACCGGGGACCACCGACTGCGAGAAGGTGAAGTGCATCGCGCTGACCTTCGACTCCAGCCCGGGCAAGAAGACCCCGCAGCTCCTCGACTACCTCAAGAAGGAGAAGGTCCCGGCGACCTTCTTCGTCATGGGCCGGAACCATCTGACCAAGTGGCCCGAGGTGGTGAAACGATTCTCTGACGAGGGTCACGAGGTCGCCAACCACACCTGGACCCATCCCCGGCTCGACAAGCTCAAGAAGAGCGAGATCCGCGAGGAGCTCTCCCGGACCAATGTCGAGCTGGAGAAGATCACCGGGCGCAAGCCCACCCTGATGCGGCCCCCGCAGGGGCGCATCAACGACGACGTGACCGCGGTCTCGAAGGAGCTGGGGCTCGCCCAGATCCTGTGGAACGCGACCGCCAAGGACTACTCCACCAACGACTCCGCGCTGATAGAGAGCCGCATACTCAAGCAGGCGAAGAAGGACGGAATCATCCTTTTGCATGACATCTACGACGGAACGGTTCCCGCCGTTCCCGGGATTGTCACGGAGCTGAAGAAGCGCGGCTACACCTTTGTCACGGTGTCCCAGTTGCTCGCCCCGGCGAAGGCCAACCCTGGTGAAATCTACCGGCCTTGA
- a CDS encoding amidohydrolase family protein yields the protein METFPKIISVDDHTVEPPNVWRDRLPSKYADTAPRVVRAPLKELTFLGGKFAPVMGEKGDDGPIGDWWLYENLRRPLTRLDTAVGYDRDEIKLEVITYEQMRPGSYSVPDRLADMDVNHVQSALCFPTFPRFCGQTFTEAKDRELGLLGVRAYNDWMVEEWCGPEARGRLIPLTLVPLWDAELAAAEVRRNAARGVRAVAFSEIPPFLGLPSVHGDGWDPFLRACDETGTVIAMHIGSSSRMPSTSADAPPAVGSTITFANCCFSMVDWLMSGKFERFPNLKIMYAEGQIGWIPYILERADVVWEENRAWGGVADKVLRPPSELFAEHIYGCFFDDPFGLRNLDAIGVGNVLYETDYPHSDSTWPQSREVGEAQMSHLAPDVVERIVRGNAIELLGLTADGLWAG from the coding sequence ATGGAGACCTTCCCGAAGATCATCTCGGTGGACGACCACACGGTGGAGCCCCCCAATGTCTGGCGGGACCGCCTCCCGTCGAAGTACGCGGACACCGCCCCGCGCGTGGTCCGCGCCCCCTTGAAGGAGCTGACCTTCCTCGGCGGAAAGTTCGCGCCCGTCATGGGGGAGAAGGGGGACGACGGCCCGATCGGCGACTGGTGGCTCTACGAGAACCTCCGCCGCCCCCTCACCCGCCTCGACACCGCCGTCGGCTACGACCGTGACGAGATCAAGCTCGAAGTGATCACCTACGAGCAGATGCGCCCCGGCTCCTACAGCGTCCCGGACCGCCTCGCCGACATGGACGTCAACCATGTCCAGTCCGCCCTCTGCTTCCCCACCTTCCCGCGCTTCTGCGGCCAGACCTTCACCGAGGCCAAGGACCGCGAGCTGGGCCTCCTCGGAGTCCGCGCCTACAACGACTGGATGGTCGAGGAGTGGTGCGGCCCCGAAGCCCGGGGCCGGCTCATCCCCCTCACCCTGGTCCCCCTCTGGGACGCGGAACTCGCCGCCGCCGAGGTCCGCCGCAACGCCGCCCGAGGGGTGCGCGCGGTCGCCTTCTCCGAGATCCCCCCGTTCCTCGGGCTCCCCTCCGTACACGGCGACGGCTGGGACCCCTTCCTCCGCGCCTGCGACGAGACCGGCACGGTCATCGCCATGCACATCGGCTCGTCCTCCAGGATGCCGTCCACCTCCGCCGACGCCCCGCCCGCCGTCGGCTCCACCATCACCTTCGCCAACTGCTGCTTCTCGATGGTCGACTGGCTGATGAGCGGCAAGTTCGAACGCTTCCCCAACCTGAAGATCATGTACGCGGAGGGCCAGATCGGCTGGATCCCGTACATCCTGGAACGCGCCGACGTGGTGTGGGAGGAGAACCGCGCCTGGGGCGGAGTCGCGGACAAGGTGCTCCGCCCGCCGTCCGAACTCTTCGCCGAGCACATCTACGGCTGCTTCTTCGACGACCCCTTCGGGCTGCGGAATCTCGACGCGATAGGCGTCGGCAATGTGCTGTACGAGACGGACTATCCGCACTCCGACTCCACCTGGCCCCAATCCCGTGAGGTCGGCGAGGCCCAGATGAGCCACCTCGCCCCGGACGTCGTCGAGCGGATCGTCCGGGGCAACGCGATCGAACTCCTGGGCCTGACGGCGGACGGCCTCTGGGCGGGCTGA
- a CDS encoding DUF5753 domain-containing protein: MTRRAAVKGLNDLSEPTLTRIELGELNFRRNVGTLRTLLRRYSVTDPELVQQLIELNREAPSEEWLTQYRAFMPTGMPHYVGLEAEAVGIMAYHPTVVYSLLQTPEYAKALFEVQRPVEDTTAEFIKRHVELRMERKRRVLAREDAVRLRIILGEASLRIPLGDEDVMRVQYEEIIRIAQSDHVSIQIVPFRRGYRATNDFTILDLGDLPSRVQTDNAWGAVSTSDKPREVDRFTRRFNAMVGVALGVEETIDFVKELARKQ, from the coding sequence ATGACGCGCAGAGCGGCGGTCAAGGGTCTGAACGACCTCTCAGAACCCACGCTCACCCGGATCGAACTGGGCGAGCTGAACTTCCGCCGGAACGTGGGCACGCTGCGAACGCTGCTGCGGCGGTACAGCGTCACTGACCCCGAACTCGTCCAACAGCTCATCGAACTCAACCGCGAGGCTCCGTCGGAGGAGTGGCTGACGCAGTACCGGGCCTTTATGCCGACGGGGATGCCGCACTATGTGGGGCTGGAGGCGGAGGCGGTCGGGATCATGGCGTACCACCCGACGGTGGTGTACAGCCTGCTTCAGACCCCCGAGTACGCGAAGGCGCTCTTCGAGGTTCAGCGCCCTGTTGAAGACACGACAGCGGAGTTCATCAAGCGGCACGTGGAACTTCGCATGGAGCGCAAGCGCAGGGTTCTGGCGAGAGAGGATGCCGTACGTCTGAGGATCATCTTGGGCGAAGCCTCGCTCAGGATTCCCCTCGGTGACGAGGATGTCATGCGTGTCCAGTACGAAGAGATCATCAGGATCGCGCAGTCTGACCACGTCTCGATACAGATCGTGCCGTTCCGGCGTGGCTATCGGGCGACCAACGACTTCACGATTCTCGATCTCGGTGATCTGCCCTCCCGTGTTCAGACAGATAACGCCTGGGGAGCGGTCTCTACGTCCGACAAGCCCCGGGAAGTGGACCGGTTCACACGACGGTTCAACGCGATGGTGGGAGTAGCCCTCGGGGTTGAGGAAACCATCGACTTTGTGAAGGAACTAGCGAGAAAGCAGTAG